A stretch of Campylobacter showae DNA encodes these proteins:
- a CDS encoding Zn-dependent hydrolase, whose translation MSINLDRLKALFSEINAINDESFGAGMSRLAYTREDKAARELFIARCKEAGLKVRIDAIGNIFARREGTQPELPAVAFGSHLDTVINGGEFDGILGVLGGLELIRTLNDEGVQTRRPLELVVFECEESSRFNIATLGSKVMCGKLGYEKLKDVRDFQGRAIGDIFAEFGIDLASIEKAKNLTPNYESFFELHIEQGPLLYNENIQIGVVSAIAAPHRFSVRVQGQAQHSGTTAMKYRRDALCAAAQIVLAVESVARENAASGVIATAGNCTVKPGVMNVVPGETTLLIDLRGIDLRTREAAYEQILGEISRIESQRGVKCEIKQLAFDEPCALDGRLIELIAQKAEQLGLSFEIMPSGAGHDAMHMSELCPTAMIFIPSKDGISHNPAEFSSWSDIANGVNLLKSAVLETAGRA comes from the coding sequence ATGAGCATAAATTTAGACAGACTTAAGGCGCTTTTTAGCGAGATAAACGCCATAAACGACGAGAGCTTCGGAGCGGGAATGAGCCGCCTAGCCTACACGCGCGAGGATAAGGCCGCCAGAGAGCTATTTATCGCGCGCTGTAAAGAGGCGGGGCTAAAAGTACGCATAGACGCGATCGGAAATATCTTTGCTAGGCGCGAAGGCACCCAGCCCGAGCTGCCGGCGGTAGCGTTTGGCTCGCACCTAGACACGGTGATAAACGGCGGCGAATTTGACGGGATTCTGGGCGTTTTAGGCGGACTAGAGCTGATTAGAACGCTAAACGACGAAGGCGTACAGACGCGCAGACCGCTTGAGCTGGTCGTCTTTGAGTGCGAGGAGTCGAGCAGATTTAACATCGCGACGCTTGGCAGCAAGGTCATGTGCGGCAAGCTGGGTTATGAAAAGCTAAAAGACGTGCGCGACTTTCAGGGGCGCGCTATCGGCGATATCTTTGCCGAGTTTGGCATCGATCTAGCGAGTATCGAAAAGGCTAAAAATTTGACGCCGAACTATGAGAGCTTTTTCGAGCTACACATCGAGCAAGGGCCGCTACTATATAACGAAAATATCCAAATCGGCGTCGTGAGCGCCATCGCCGCGCCGCACAGATTTAGCGTGCGCGTGCAGGGCCAGGCTCAGCACTCCGGCACGACTGCGATGAAGTACCGCCGCGACGCGCTTTGCGCAGCGGCACAGATAGTGCTAGCCGTCGAGAGCGTCGCGCGCGAAAACGCGGCAAGCGGCGTGATAGCGACCGCGGGCAACTGCACGGTAAAACCGGGCGTTATGAACGTCGTACCGGGCGAAACGACGCTGCTAATCGACCTGCGCGGCATCGACCTGCGCACGCGCGAAGCGGCCTACGAGCAGATCTTAGGCGAAATCTCGCGCATCGAATCACAGCGCGGCGTCAAATGCGAGATCAAGCAGCTAGCCTTCGACGAGCCGTGCGCGCTGGACGGCCGCCTCATCGAGCTAATCGCCCAAAAAGCCGAGCAGCTCGGGCTTAGCTTTGAAATCATGCCAAGCGGCGCGGGGCACGACGCTATGCATATGAGCGAGCTGTGTCCTACGGCAATGATCTTTATCCCGTCTAAAGACGGTATCAGCCACAATCCGGCGGAATTTTCCAGCTGGAGCGATATCGCTAACGGCGTAAATTTACTAAAAAGCGCGGTTTTAGAAACGGCTGGGAGAGCTTGA